CTTCGATCTTGATGACAATGGCGGAGCAACAGGGCGCAGCGGCGGCACAAGCGGCGGCTTTGGTGCTTCCGCTTTTACAGGCTTTGGAACATCCTTTGATGTGCTGAATTCCGGCAACGGTGTATATAACAGCGCCACTACAGCAGACGGCGGAGGTGCCTTCGCTTCGGGGGCTAGCGCAGCCACACAGGCAGACTACCAGGGTGCTGATGGTGCCTTTACATGGGAAGCTTTGATTAATCTAAGTAATGGTACTCAGTCTCAGAATATTATATCGAGAGACAATACGACTGCAACCCGTGGTGCAAACTTCTTCATCAACAGCTCGAGTGGCGATACGGTTTTAAGGTTTTCAGATCCCACCGGAACTGCATTGAGTGGTACAGTCACCGCATTTGCACCGCAAACCGGGCCACATGCTTACGCCAATAATGAGTGGTTCCATGTCGCAGTCACCTATGATGGCAATGCTGGCGTGACCAACAATGGAAAGTTTTACTGGACTCGACTAGACTCGGGAGTGACTGAGGCTAATCTTCTAAGTGAGTTCACTTTCATAGGAGACCTTCCCACCGGTTCAGTTGGTTCCGCTTATGTTGGCAGCTTGGGACGAAACCCATTTAGGAGCAATGTCAAAGGTCTTGTTGACGAAGTTCGCATCAGTGATATTGCACGTGGCGCTGGTGACTTCGTATTTATTCCGGAGACCTCCACATACTCAATGGCGTTCGGCATAGGTGCTGTATTTCTGGTCGCACTACGCCGCTTCTACCGGAAGTAGTAGGAAGAAAATATTTGAGGTTAACCTACAATCACCAAGAGCACCTTATAGGTGCTCTTTTTTTTTGCACTATCGAAAGCAGTTGAAAGCCTCCTGATAGGTAATCTCTTTAAGTTTGATAAGATGATTTTACCATGGAAGTTATGGAGGCACAGAGCTTTTAAACTCCGTGTCCCTGGTCGATCTTACGTAAATTGATCCGATTGCATTGCTCCGCTAGAACAAGTATCTCGGGCGACTTCTGACATTCCACTTTTAAGATAAAAGATGGTAGTAACGGCTTGTACTTGCGCAAATTGAAATAATATTTGCGCTATTATTCCATTTAACTCCTGAAAATCGGTGCTATATTCCATCTATCCTTGGGAGGTTAAATAGCAGGAATCTAGTCTGCTAAATATTCTTGTTTTCCTTCTTCGGTATACAAGTGCCTCCAACACGAATTTGGGCGCTATGTGTGTC
The Rubellicoccus peritrichatus DNA segment above includes these coding regions:
- a CDS encoding LamG-like jellyroll fold domain-containing protein, which codes for MNTHIKATLVVISAMTISAHGTVAPYTSDANTLMLYNFDQGSGAYTNSGTKGAAFDLDDNGGATGRSGGTSGGFGASAFTGFGTSFDVLNSGNGVYNSATTADGGGAFASGASAATQADYQGADGAFTWEALINLSNGTQSQNIISRDNTTATRGANFFINSSSGDTVLRFSDPTGTALSGTVTAFAPQTGPHAYANNEWFHVAVTYDGNAGVTNNGKFYWTRLDSGVTEANLLSEFTFIGDLPTGSVGSAYVGSLGRNPFRSNVKGLVDEVRISDIARGAGDFVFIPETSTYSMAFGIGAVFLVALRRFYRK